In Streptomyces nojiriensis, one genomic interval encodes:
- a CDS encoding methyltransferase domain-containing protein, producing MFAPTHTDSTELFTRWLPFPAEGSFLEMGCGAGVTAVTAALEGCARVTAADINPEAVRNTHLNATRHGVADRVEAVRSDLFDALDPGARFDVVFWNSNVVHAPADFAYTRDLEYAVFDRDYAAHRRYIRDGLARLSGAGRLFLGFNSLGDTARLDAAVAEAGARITEHTALTRRAGDVPVAFRLMEITR from the coding sequence GTGTTCGCGCCGACGCACACCGACTCGACGGAACTGTTCACCCGGTGGCTGCCCTTCCCCGCAGAGGGGTCTTTCCTGGAAATGGGCTGCGGGGCGGGGGTCACCGCGGTGACCGCCGCGCTCGAAGGGTGTGCGCGGGTCACGGCGGCCGACATCAACCCGGAAGCCGTACGCAACACCCACCTCAACGCCACTCGCCACGGCGTCGCCGACCGGGTCGAAGCGGTACGCAGCGACCTCTTCGATGCTCTGGATCCCGGGGCTCGGTTCGACGTCGTCTTCTGGAACTCGAACGTGGTCCACGCCCCGGCCGACTTCGCCTACACCCGTGACCTGGAATACGCGGTCTTCGATCGCGACTACGCGGCGCACCGCCGCTACATCCGCGACGGGTTGGCCAGGCTGTCCGGCGCCGGGCGCCTGTTTCTGGGCTTCAACAGCCTGGGCGACACGGCACGGTTGGACGCGGCGGTCGCGGAGGCAGGTGCGCGGATCACCGAGCACACCGCGCTGACCCGCCGTGCAGGCGATGTCCCCGTGGCCTTCCGACTGATGGAAATCACCCGCTGA